The Populus trichocarpa isolate Nisqually-1 chromosome 18, P.trichocarpa_v4.1, whole genome shotgun sequence genomic interval GTCAAGAACTTAACTACTTAACCATCTAATAGGTGACTCAATGATAAGAGCTTGGATTAACGTGTTTGTTTccttgtggtctcaggtttgagccatgtggttgctaacaTGAAtaccactggagacttacatggtcgttaactccAGGGCTcatgagattagtcaaggtgtacgcaagctgacccgaacacccactttaataaaaaaaaattaataaagaactTAACTactttatttttcccttttttttcttgtctaacTATATTGTGTTgctgaaaatttatactctgtTTGGCcctctatttttataatttttatctgtTGTCTTTAAAgtgaagcataaaaaaaatggtgtggattttaaaaatcaactactacatttttaagagttaaagatgattttataaaaataatttaaatgtataTATTATCTTTCACTTTAAAAAGCATGGGAATTGATgcttttataataacatgttttttttaaaaggataaaaataactttaactattataaaattaattaacataaatcctGTTTATCTTATACATTGTAATTAActaactttgattatttttattttatattataatgttattacCAAGAGTGCAGATCCTAAACGTGGTgcagggaaaaaagaaaagaaaaccttttGATTGCATTAGAGGTAGATGGTTTGTTGATttgacaatattttaaaaagccaTAAGAATATAAGActcattattaatttaactgggtttaataaatttgattgatttaataatataattaaaaaaatataacaacagcaaataaagctaaaaaaaacaataattaactataaaaaataagttgtcagTATTATATtcgagagaagaaaaaaaaagttcattgaAGACTACTCATTGCTAGAAAAAACTTGCTGTGATGATTCTAACGCAGCTATGAAAAGTTGCATGAATACATCAAAAAAGATTGCATGCTTTGTTAGAGCAACGATCCAAAAAACAAACCacacaaaatattataaagtgagcatatcatatttatatttaatcaattaatttaattaaaaaaatatttttaaaaagctaattttaacacaaataaatgacaaataaaaaaactcaagataacccagatcatttttaaaattagtgaaaaacaagaaaaaaaaacaacgaagcctaatttccaattaaataaatattgaaaaaaaaaattgaaaaaacatcagcTTAAATAAAGAGGAAACAAACAAGCAAACCAAAGTGAATCTCCTAAATTTATGTTAATCTCTCAAGCTTGCAACTCGTGAAGTCCTAGACTTAAACTCAGAGCTCAAATCCAACCAATTTGATGTTGAAgaaataaacttgaaaacaaattagtttaaaaattttgtcaaagtaaaagaaataacaataaaaaaataaggatcaaatatgataggaaaaaaaaactaaaagatgatgaaattataaaaaaaaatcaattataaaaaatattttaaataaaacaaatagcaataaaaaaaataagtataaaatctgacaaataaaaaaaattggaagagaatgaaattgaaaataaaatatattttataaattatttcaaataaaataaatagcaataaaaaaaatataaatcaaattggaagaaaaaacaaattaaagggcTATTTTGAGAATTTGGAGGGTCGAACACAAAAATCAagggaaagaaataaaagaaggaaaaaaaaaaaaaaagcaactgaCACCAAACTAGAGGTCAATAAACCACACATATCACCTAGAGAATGAGAGGTCACCGAGATAATTCAAATGTCGCTCTAAAAGTCACTGTTTGGTCACCAAACACCTCCTCATGTATCGCTCAAATGGCAGTGGCCACAACCCATGCTCTAGAGTGTGAAATTCATgcatcaactattttttttaataatatttatatttattaaattactaaattgTCTATCAGTcaacttaattgaaacaaaaaaactatgttgaaaataagaaaaagccTATGTACATGAGTTAaagagatttttcttttaaaggtaATCTAGgcgtcaatttatttttattttatttttttatttttaagggtaatttaataatttcaccaagcttttaaaatgttaaaagattaatttattcCCTATCAATATGATAATGACCAATCAATCATCGTGAAAAAACCACATTACTTCTAATAActaattcattgttttttttaaataaacaaaatagtaattataCTATTCCAATTCACGTCACAATAGGTGACTAGAGCTctattagctatttttttttttttaatatgcaaaaactaatcttaaaaatatatttaccgttaaaaaaaataaactcaaaatcaatatataagataaaaaaacatgactcTTCATGTCTCCccttaaatatatcaatttactTTGATATAACTTGATTTACCAATATAAAGACTTGAACTAATGATTAACCAAGTATATTCCCTCCCTATTCAAGCTTTAATTAGATTAGACACCGAGAAGTAAATTTCTTAAGAATTCCCTAATCCCAAAGTGGACATTCGGACTTtaggttgtttgttttttcagttgTCATCgcgttttataatttttttaaaaaaatatttttttttaaaattaattatttagatgattttagattattttgatatgataatatcaaaataaaatttttaaaataaaaaatatattattttcatgtatttttaaataaaaaatattttaaaaaataataattattgtacTCTTAAATACTATCTATGATTTGACAGGAGAAgtggaattaattttaatgcttGAATACTAATGTTGTGCTTGGAATCGCGGTGCAAACtgtatttctaaaaattttaaaatttattttttaaaaacataattttattttatatttttaaatcgttttgatgtgctaatgttaaaaataattttttaaaaataaaaataatttattttaatatatttttaaataaaaaatattttaaatcaccaTCTTTACTCCAATCTCAAAAAAAAGTAACTCCCTAATCATAAAGAGAAATTAATCAGTTTACCGAGTCAATATTGAAGCGATGCAAGGCACCATGACAaatatgattgcatttttctCATAGcacatgaaaggaaaaaatatgaaaaaaaaaaaaaaactcagcatGCATATATCTTGTTATGATACAAAACCAGGTATTAAACCTATAATGGTTTCAACAGAAATTCGATCTTCAGaaaacttatttattaaaaataatagtcaCAAATTCTGGACAGaactaatcttattttttaaaaagaatataaaaatacactggtaagaataaaaaaaattacaaaaccaggTAACtcttctaaaaacaaattaaaattgtattttaaacagtattttataaataaattattatcaaaaataattttcttaaataaaaatatatttttaaataaaaaaacaactactatatCTAATATCACATACTCTCATGAATTAAACTTTACAAAATTAGACCTAAACAgaaacaaattttataattaagataATCAGCTGTACTACAATTCTTCCCGAAACtactctttaaataaaaaaacattgactcCTTAATCAACAATTTACATAACCCATCAACAttcatatctctctctcttctctcccaAGCTTTGACTCTATACCAAAGCTTATATTTGACTCCTTGCTAGTGAGACCTCGCCCCATAAAAACCAAGCAATCACCAGGAAAATCACCTCCTTCCCCATTCACAATCCCTTAGgcctctctctccttctctataACTAGCTACTAGCTAGCATCCCTCTTCCCCTTTGTCAATGAAAATAGAAGGGTATAATCACATGAACACCATGGCAACTTCTTCTCCTCCAACATCACCTACAACCTTTGTTCAAGCAGACACAAACAGTTTTAGAGACCTTGTCCAGAAATTAACCGGTTTAGCTAGTGACACGCAACAACTTCCGGCAACAAGAATACTCTCCTCATCAAAATCATTTCACAGTCCCGTTGACTTCACCGGCCCACGCCGGTCACCTTTCAAGCTCCAAGAACGTAGACATACCTCAAGAAAGCTAGAGATCAAACTTGGCCTGACCTCTCTCAGTAACTCTTCATCACCAGCCCGCCAAACACGCCAAGTCGAATCGCCAGTCACTCCACTTAGCtcagagtttttgtttttcccgAGTCCAGGCACTACCGAGTCGCCATCTCCACCAGCAGTTTTAGAGGAGGAGAAGGCCATAGCTGAAAAGGGTTTTTACTTGCATCCGTCGCCGTTGAATACACCAAGAGGGAGCGAGCCACCTGAGCTGCTGCCTCTGTTTCCATTGAGTTCACCGAGTCAGAGCAATCAAGATTAGGTTTATCTTGGTGTTGAGAACATGTTTAAAGAAACACTAAACGTATCTGTATCTTGCATCAAGTTTTTGTTCTGGGTTTTTAAAGAATATAAGAAACATTTGccatgttttaggtttttttttttccttttcccagTCTTGTTCCTATCTTGCAAATGGTTTTTGCATTATcagagaagatgatgatgatgcctgTGGAATTTCAATGGCAGTACTGTTGATCAATGGAAGTGataatgattgattgattgtttttttttggttgacatAGTccataataacaataattattttgatatgggggcgctttcaaatttaataatttaaaatctaacttttaaaaaattgttatacgTACAGTTTGAGTTCATACGGCCGATCAATGATTTGGAATCAAATTCTGAACACGTAAGAAATGATAAGTGGTGTTCGGCTAGTTTTCGaagatgaaaaaataactagaataaTTATGAGATATTCAGTTTAattggtttgattttaaatttattttttataaataactattttgaattttataaattttagggcCGTTGAAGACttatatggttattaattttatgatccataaaattagtcgaggtatgcgTAAGCTACCCcgaacatccatgttaataaaaaaaaattagttacaatcatataaaatatatttatttctaagatgactttaaataaatttttatactcTAAATAGAAAgtgtagaaaaatatatttcatatctATCTCCGccgataaaataataaaatgttacCCAAGACCACAACAAAGCCCGTAATTTTCTACCGGAAAGCAATAGCCTTGGTGGTGACGTTGTGGCCGCCATCCTTGTTAAACATTAAACCTTGGATTGTAAATACCAACGGCtgtgatttattttgatacagAATTAAGTTCACGACATCAGACTGTCTttccatgcttcttcttcttcttcctcatccggTTGCCTTAGAGTGTGTTTAGGTTGTtgggtttaaaaatattttttattaaaatactattttttttatttttaaaaaattatttataatatcatcacattaaaacaatccaaaaatatataaaaaaattaattttaaataaaaacaaattcaaattttcataaaacatcATTTGGAACGTAATTCTAAACGATGCCTTAGTGTGAAGCAGCGGTTGTTTttggaagtattttttatttgaaaatatttaattttttaaaaataaattttgatattaatatattaaaataatctgaaaatataaaaaataattttaaacaatttttttaaattttttttcacgaAACACccatttaaaacacaatttcaaataacaCTGAAGTGTGATAAGGTTAAGTTTGAGTTTTCTCTTATAAGTGCAGTCCTCCTTTTACGTAACAAATCACATCTCACTGAAAGCTAAAAATAcacgtttttttttgtttttttctcccaccaaaaaaaaaaaaccacacctCACCACAGCTCAATTTCAAATACACTTGGGTATTATTTGTGGTcgtaaaaaatttgaatttttttatttgaaattaatttttgatatatttttgtcattttaatataccaatataaaaaataaattttaaaaaatataataataaatactttataaaaaaaaaaatatgaaggggGTTTACGACGCATCATCATCGTGTGAGGCTCTGTTTTGTTTCTGGGGAGGGGGGAGATATCGTAGTTGACAATCCTGTCTGGAAAGAGTTTGGGTTATTGAATTTTGAGACAAGCTCGTCAGTCACCGCATCAGtacaaattaattgtttttattaaaatataaacattttttctttcttgcaatTGACCGGTTCGGATTGGTTGGCTAAACTTGGTCATTAAAGACCCTATTCTGAGTCAACCGTTTTTTCGTGGAATTAATGTTATGTTTATTGATTTCAACTCAATTAACATCAATTTCTAAATCCGAGGTTTTTTCGATCAAcataatatataaacatatatataaacatgctTGTTTAAGTTGTGTGGCCGCGctttagaaaaaatcaaatttttttaaattttaaattaatttttttttgtatttttaaattattttaatgtgatgatattaaaataaatttaaaaaaaaatatatttttctaaaaaaaacactttaaaagatAATCGTCATCACAATGCTAAACATTATTTAAAGGGTGTTTCAGAGTGCTTTCCAAGAGTGTTTTTAactttacattgattttttagtgttttatgatgattttgaaaagtagatattaaaaataataaaaaaataattttgttgaatttgaagggaaaaaactattttaaaaaacaacttgtattacaaatttaaatacatactaagggagtgtttgtttttgtagtccaacttgtttttcaagatattttttaaaccgCTTTTTacctgaaaaaaattaaattaatgttttttaagtatttgttaatgatttttaagaaatgataagtaacatatatatagacacacacatgcTTATTATGTAGCGTTTAATTAGtattgtaaaatacaaaaatagaaacagaaacataaaataaatttgattttaaacagtttttaaataaatttattgactcTCCAAATAGAAATATATGAAAGaaacatttcttttctattattattttattttttaaagtatttttagttttgaaatgtatcaaaataatatattttttaatttatttttaatagtaatatatcaaaacaattcaaaaaaaattaaaaaaaattaattcgaaactaaaataatttaaaaaatttcaaatacatGGTTCCACAGCTGCCAAAATCATCTTAGCAAATCGCATAATTTTCTATGGGAAAGAAATAACCTTGCTGGTGACGTTGTTGTCATCTCCTTAGATTGTAAATTCCAACGGCTGTGATTTATTTTGACACAGAATAAAGCACAATACATTTGACTGTCTCCTTTGCTgctgccttttcttcttccagTACGTGTTGAGTACTGTGatggaagatattttttaaaaatatatttttaatttttctttattttttatataaatatattaaaataatcagaaaagaggctaaaaaaaaaactatcttactTCATTAGGAAGCTGTCTTTGGTGGTCCCATGAAATTTTTTTGccattgatgttgatgttgatgttgatggagAGAGCATATTTGGTGTTTAAGGCCTAACTACGAGTGTGGTTGACAGTGTGATTGcgggtgtttttcaaataatttttcgtgtcaaaatgcatgccaataatttttttttattttttaaaaatcatttttgatatcagcacatcaaaacgatccaaaacatataaatcatattaaattttagtaaaaaaaaaaattaaaattttttaaaaacgccGCCGCAGCCGCGTTTCCAAACGTTCCCTGACAAGATAAacccttgtattttttaaaagcaaggTCTGACAAAATATGAAGGAGATTTACGAAGCATCTTCGTGCCAAACTCTGTTTTGTTTCTGGGAGGGGGAAGGGGGGGAGATATCatagttaataaatttttttatgtaagaaaataattggttaattttttttcaaatttcaagatattgttaaagtaataatttaaataatataaaaaaacaaaacaataataaataaattgacaaaaaaaacaacgaaaaaaaaagagatagaaagaACCAAACCAAAGCCTATCTAGATTATTAAACAACCCGATGTTAAcctaattggaaaaaaaaatcaaacttaaaaaaaaagaaaacatcagctttaaaaaaaaggaaaaaaacagagcaatCTCGGACAAACTTTCTaaatctaatctaatctaaaaaacatgtaatttatTAGATCATGAACCcgagttcaataaaaaaacttaaatgtcattcaatttaattttaaataattaaacgtatgtaaaaaccaagaaaattcaGACAAACATCTTAAA includes:
- the LOC7458434 gene encoding VQ motif-containing protein 11, coding for MKIEGYNHMNTMATSSPPTSPTTFVQADTNSFRDLVQKLTGLASDTQQLPATRILSSSKSFHSPVDFTGPRRSPFKLQERRHTSRKLEIKLGLTSLSNSSSPARQTRQVESPVTPLSSEFLFFPSPGTTESPSPPAVLEEEKAIAEKGFYLHPSPLNTPRGSEPPELLPLFPLSSPSQSNQD